In Saccharomyces eubayanus strain FM1318 chromosome XIII, whole genome shotgun sequence, one DNA window encodes the following:
- the ERV25 gene encoding Erv25p: protein MQVLQFLLAALVSLVVAVQGLHFDIAASTSPELVCIRDFVTEGQLVVVDIHSDGSVGDGQKLNLFVRDSVGNEYRRKRDFAGEVRVAFTAPSSTAFDVCLENEAQYRGRSLSRAIELDIESGAEARDWNRISANEKLKPIEVELRRVEEITDEIVDELAYLKNREERLRDTNESTNRRVRNFSILVIIVLASLGAWQLNYLKNYFKTKHII from the coding sequence ATGCAGGTGTTACAATTTTTGTTGGCGGCTTTGGTCTCCTTGGTGGTGGCCGTACAGGGTTTGCATTTCGACATTGCAGCATCTACAAGCCCAGAGTTGGTTTGTATTCGTGATTTCGTCACCGAAGGCCAATTGGTTGTCGTGGACATCCACTCCGATGGTTCTGTTGGGGATGGGCAGAAACTGAACCTTTTCGTTCGTGATTCTGTTGGAAACGAGTACCGCAGAAAGAGGGACTTCGCTGGTGAAGTCCGTGTTGCCTTCACCGCCCCATCCTCCACAGCATTTGACGtttgtttggaaaacgAGGCTCAATACCGTGGCCGTTCTTTGAGCAGGGCTATTGAACTAGACATCGAGAGTGGTGCCGAAGCTCGTGATTGGAACAGGATCAGCgctaatgaaaaattgaagccTATAGAAGTCGAGCTACGTAGAGTGGAAGAAATCACCGACGAAATCGTTGACGAATTGGCCTACTTGAAAAacagagaagaaagattaaGGGACACTAATGAATCCACTAACAGAAGAGTAAGAAATTTCTCCATCTTGGTTATCATTGTCTTGGCATCGCTAGGTGCTTGGCAACtcaattatttgaaaaactacttcaaaacaaaacatatCATCtaa
- the ERG6 gene encoding sterol 24-C-methyltransferase: MSETELRKRQAEFTKELHGNEIGRKTGLSALMSKNNTAQKEAVQKYLKHWDGKTDKDAEERRLEDYNEATHSYYNVVTDFYEYGWGSSFHFSRFYKGESFAASIARHEHYLAYKAGIKKDDLVLDVGCGVGGPAREIARFTGCNVIGLNNNDYQIAKAKYYAEKYNLSDQMDFVKGDFMHMDFEENTFDRVYAIEATCHAPKLEGVYSEIYKVLKPGGTFAVYEWVMTDNYDENNAEHRKIAYEIELGDGIPKMFHVDVAKQALKNCGFEVLVSEDLADNEDEIPWYYPLTGEWKYVQNLANLATFFRTSYLGRQFTTTMVSLMERFGLAPEGSKEVTAALENAAVGLVAGGRSKLFTPMMLFVAKKPAEVEASTKTSKKATQ, translated from the coding sequence atgagtGAAACAGAATTAAGGAAAAGACAAGCCGAGTTCACCAAGGAATTACACGGTAATGAAATTGGTAGAAAAACAGGTTTAAGTGCCCTGATGTCAAAGAACAACACTGCACAAAAGGAAGCTGTTCAGAAGTATTTGAAGCATTGGGATGGTAAGACTGACAAAGACGCCGAAGAACGTCGTCTTGAAGACTATAACGAAGCTACGCATTCCTATTACAACGTCGTTACAGACTTCTACGAATACGGTTGGGgttcttctttccatttcagTAGATTCTACAAGGGCGAGAGTTTTGCTGCCTCGATAGCAAGACATGAGCATTATTTGGCCTACAAAGCTGGTATCAAAAAGGACGATTTGGTTCTTGATGTCGGTTGCGGTGTCGGTGGTCCAGCAAGAGAAATCGCAAGATTCACTGGCTGTAACGTCATCGGTCTAAATAACAACGATTATCAAATTGCCAAAGCCAAATACTACgctgaaaaatacaatttGAGCGACCAAATGGATTTTGTTAAGGGTGATTTCATGCACATGGACTTCGAAGAAAACACCTTCGACAGAGTTTACGCCATTGAAGCCACTTGTCATGCTCCAAAATTAGAAGGTGTATACAGTGAAATTTACAAGGTCTTGAAACCAGGTGGTACTTTTGCCGTTTACGAATGGGTGATGACTGACAATTATGACGAGAATAATGCTGAACATAGAAAAATCGCTTACGAAATTGAATTGGGTGACGGTATCCCCAAGATGTTCCATGTCGATGTAGCCAAGCAAGCTTTAAAGAACTGTGGGTTTGAAGTCCTTGTTAGTGAGGATTTGGCTGAtaatgaagacgaaatcCCTTGGTATTACCCATTGACAGGTGAATGGAAATATGTTCAAAATCTAGCTAACTTGGCCACATTCTTCAGAACTTCTTACTTAGGTAGACAATTTACTACAACAATGGTTTCCTTGATGGAAAGATTTGGTTTAGCCCCAGAAGGTTCCAAGGAAGTTACTGCCGCTTTAGAGAACGCTGCAGTTGGTTTAGTCGCCGGTGGTAGATCCAAGTTATTCACTCCAATGATGTTATTCGTCGCTAAGAAACCAGCTGAGGTTGAAGCCTCCACCAAGACTTCTAAGAAAGCAACTCAATAG
- the RAD33 gene encoding Rad33p, whose amino-acid sequence MFYYYCHSTTIPSSTSRSREQIFDHTAMSKSSSVSYKRVELFENPKVPSEVEDEILEKYAESSLDHDMTVNELPIFFQDLQLEPTICKLVRNEEVVIEGTEVIDFAKLIRCTCQLLILMNNLTVIDDMWSMLIRSCGRDVDFPQVALRDHVISVKDLQKISNLIGTDQSEGTIEMISSATDGKRLFMTYLDFACVLGKLGYLKM is encoded by the coding sequence ATGTTCTACTACTACTGCCACTCTACTACTATACCGTCATCAACTAGCCGATCCCGAGAACAAATCTTTGATCACACCGCGATGAGCAAGTCCAGTAGTGTTAGCTATAAAAGAGTGGAGCTGTTCGAAAACCCGAAAGTACCCAGCGAAGTGGAAGACGAGATACTGGAAAAATATGCGGAATCTAGTTTGGATCACGATATGACTGTTAATGAACTACCGATATTTTTCCAGGACTTACAACTGGAACCCACAATTTGCAAACTAGTGAGGAACGAAGAAGTTGTCATTGAGGGCACTGAGGTGATAGATTTTGCGAAACTGATACGATGTACATGCCAATTACTGATACTAATGAATAATCTAACAGTGATAGATGATATGTGGTCGATGCTAATTAGGAGTTGCGGCAGAGATGTGGATTTCCCCCAAGTAGCGTTGAGAGATCACGTAATAAGTGTAAAAGACCTACAGAAAATTTCCAATCTCATCGGGACTGACCAGAGCGAAGGGACCATTGAAATGATTAGCTCTGCGACTGACGGGAAGAGGCTTTTCATGACGTATTTAGACTTTGCTTGTGTATTGGGCAAATTAGGATACTTGAAGATGTAA
- the YAP1 gene encoding DNA-binding transcription factor YAP1 has protein sequence MSVSAAKRSLDLVSSNSLAQSDDSVSRHDEMENDHTHDDMHDNDDSDQPRRKGSKTSKKQDLDPETKLKRTAQNRAAQRAFRERKERKMKELEKKVHSLESIQQENEVEATFLRDQLVTLVGELKKYRPETRNDSKVLEYLARRDPNLHSPNFNTKNNSESIVTPNDDIQKNVKQKMNFTFQYPLDNDDNDAKNMEKQLPSPNDPNHSARVPIAQTQKKLSDATDSSSATLDSFSNNNDALNITPNSSSSIDWLDNVMYTNRLATGGDQKNASNESKSKPKGVDSNMFSNDFNFENQFDEQVSEFCSKMNQACGTKQCPIPKKPVVQLDKEVFTSSSVLSANSPVLTNTWDSHSNVATNTPANITTNGSSFSSFGQPGFDLTTNLYATNDNHTDNSDNNKTNNYNDILPFISESPFDMNQVTNFFSPGSNNTTNANITNNHNPSLQQSTKDDIPFINTSLAFPDDNPTNIQLQPLSQSQHQNKFDYDMFFRDSSKEGNNLFEEFLEDDDDDNDDDDNDGEAVNASDDESNLIKNKLINEEPQLQNQCPLSTPKNGSGALKNQNGSNREDVNENDSDVVPSKEGSLLRCSEIWDRITTHPKYSDIDVDGLCSELMAKAKCSERGVVINAEDVQQALNKHMN, from the coding sequence ATGAGTGTTTCCGCTGCCAAGAGGTCGTTGGACCTcgtttcttcaaattcgcTAGCGCAATCCGACGATTCGGTGTCTCGCCATGACGAGATGGAGAATGACCACACACATGATGATATGcatgataatgatgacaGCGATCAACCAAGGAGGAAGGGCAGTAAGACGAGCAAGAAGCAAGATTTAGACCCAGAAACCAAGTTGAAGAGAACTGCTCAGAATAGAGCTGCCCAGAGAGCCTTTAGAGAGCGGAAGGAGCGAAAGATGAAGGAGTTGGAGAAGAAGGTGCACAGTTTAGAGAGTATTCagcaagaaaatgaagtggAGGCCACTTTCTTAAGGGACCAGCTGGTCACGCTTGTTGGcgaactgaaaaaatatagaccagaaacaagaaacgaCTCAAAAGTCCTTGAATATCTTGCAAGGCGAGATCCTAATTTACACTCACCAAATTTCAACACTAAAAATAACAGCGAGTCAATTGTAACCCCTAACGATGATATACAGAAAAACgtcaaacaaaaaatgaatttcacttttcagTATCCGcttgataatgatgataatgacgCTAAAAATATGGAAAAGCAATTACCGTCGCCAAATGATCCGAACCATTCAGCCCGCGTGCCCATAGCGCAAAcgcaaaagaaattaagcGATGCGACAGATTCCTCATCGGCTACCTTGGACTCCTTCTCAAATAATAACGATGCTCTGAATATTACCCCAAActcctcttcttcgatCGATTGGCTAGATAATGTGATGTATACGAATAGACTTGCAACAGGCGGTGACCAGAAAAATGCGAGTAATGAAAGCAAGAGTAAACCCAAAGGTGTTGACAGTAACATGTTTTCCAATGATTTTAACTTTGAGAATCAGTTCGATGAACAAGTTTCGGAATTTTGTTCGAAAATGAACCAAGCTTGTGGTACGAAGCAGTGCCCGATTCCCAAAAAACCAGTAGTTCAATTAGACAAAGAGGTTTTTACTTCGTCTTCCGTATTAAGTGCAAATTCTCCGGTTTTAACAAATACTTGGGATTCTCATTCCAATGTTGCCACCAACACCCCTGCTAATATTACTACTAATGGAAGTTCGTTTTCAAGCTTTGGTCAGCCAGGGTTCGATCTCACTACTAATCTTTATGCTACCAATGATAATCACACTGACAACAGTGACAACAATAAAACTAATAATTACAACGACATACTTCCATTCATATCCGAATCCCCCTTCGATATGAATCAAGTGactaattttttcagtccAGGATCAAACAACACCACTAACGCAAATATTACTAATAATCATAACCCAAGTCTCCAGCAAAGTACTAAAGACGACATACCTTTTATCAACACAAGTCTGGCTTTCCCAGACGATAATCCAACTAATATTCAATTACAGCCTTTGTCACAATCACAACATCAGAACAAGTTCGATTATGACATGTTCTTCAGGGATTCTTCAAAGGAAGGTAACaatttatttgaagaattcttagaagatgatgatgatgataatgatgatgacgataatGATGGTGAAGCCGTGAATGCATCGGATGATGAATCAAACCTTATCAAGAACAAACTAATTAACGAAGAACCACAACTGCAAAATCAATGTCCCCTATCAACACCAAAAAATGGAAGTGGAGCTCTAAAGAACCAAAATGGCAGTAATAGAGAGGACGTTAACGAAAACGATAGCGATGTTGTTCCATCGAAGGAAGGATCTTTACTAAGGTGTTCGGAAATTTGGGATAGAATAACGACACATCCAAAATACTCTGATATTGACGTCGACGGTTTATGTTCTGAACTGATGGCAAAGGCAAAGTGTTCCGAAAGAGGGGTCGTCATCAATGCAGAAGACGTTCAGCAGGCTTTAAATAAGCATATGAACTAA
- the MRPL39 gene encoding mitochondrial 54S ribosomal protein bL33m, giving the protein MVNCSPSVWSNKNTTPQSSSYICAEMVKVKSKNSVIKLLSTAASGYSRYISVKKGAPLVTQVRYDPVVKRHVLFKEAKKRKVAERKPLDFLRTAK; this is encoded by the coding sequence ATGGTTAACTGTTCCCCTTCGGTATGGAGCAATAAAAATACGACACCACAATCATCTTCGTATATATGTGCTGAAATGGTAAAAGTCAAGTCCAAGAACAGTGTTATCAAGCTATTATCCACTGCGGCGAGTGGGTATTCTCGTTACATATCGGTAAAGAAAGGTGCACCTTTAGTCACTCAAGTCAGATACGATCCTGTAGTGAAACGTCATGtgcttttcaaagaagcaaagaaaagaaaagtggCAGAAAGGAAACCATTGGATTTCTTACGAACAGCCAAGTGA
- the SPT5 gene encoding transcription elongation factor SPT5 translates to MSDNSDTYMNMQDHGQQVADPVVVPQTTTTNDENTSKNNSVDSSTVTTTTSEEHVGNTSKNSSLDNEEEATADVQQPENSVETTTQEQAPSSDQPASAASTTEDAALTSTSGSSAPSETVEKEEGLDEKKRPREEEAKNGDDDNNDDDGDDDDDDDEDDDEDDDEAPTKRRRQERNRFLDIEAEVSDDEDEDEDEEDSELVREGFITHGDDEDDESGAPGARRDDRLHRQLDQDLNKSSEEDAQKLAKELRERYGRSSSKQYRAAAQDGYVPQRFLLPSVDTATIWGVRCRPGKEKELVRKLLKKKFNLDRAMGKKKLKILSIFQRDYYTGRIYIEAPKQSVIEKFCNGVPDIYISQKLLIPVQELPLLLKPNKSDDVTLEEGSYVRIKRGIYKGDLAMVDQISENNLEVMLKIVPRLDYGKFDEIDPTTQQRKSRRPTFAHRAPPQLFNPTMALRLDQANLYKRDDRHFTYKNEDYIDGYLYKSFRIQHVETKNIQPTVEELARFGSKEGAVDLTSVSQSIKKAQAAKVTFQPGDRIEVLNGEQRGSKGIVTRTTKDIATIKLNGFTTPLEFPISTLRKIFEPGDHVTVINGEHQGDAGLVLMVEQGQVTFMSTQTSREVTITANNLSKSIDTTATSSEYALHDIVELSAKNVACIIQAGHDIFKVIDETGKVSTITKGSILSKINTARARVASVDGNGNEIKIGDTIVEKVGSRREGQVLYIQTQQIFVVSKKIIENAGVFVVNPSNVEAVASKDNMLSNQMDLSKLNPEIVSKMGPPSSKTLQQPIQSRMGREVALGKTVRIRSAGYKGQLGIVKDVNGDKATVELHSKNKHITIDKHKLTYYNREGGEGITYDELVNRRGRVPQARMGPSYVSAPRNMATGGITAGASASTGLSGGMTPGWSSFDGGKTPAVNTHGGSGGGGVSSWGGASTWGGQGNGGASAWGGASGGASAWGGQGTGATSTWGGASAWGNKSSWGGASTWASGGESNGAMSTWGGTGDRSTYGGASTWGGNNKNKSTRDGGASAWGNQDGGNRSAWNNQGNKSNYGGNSTWGGH, encoded by the coding sequence ATGAGTGACAACTCGGACACATACATGAACATGCAGGACCATGGTCAACAAGTTGCTGATCCCGTGGTGGTGCCGCAAACAACCACCACCAATGATGAGAATACTAGTAAAAATAATTCTGTTGATAGTAGCACCGTcactacaacaacaagcGAAGAGCATGTCGGAAATACAAGCAAGAACTCTTCTCTAgataacgaagaagaagcaacaGCCGATGTACAGCAACCTGAGAATAGTGTGGAAACAACAACACAAGAGCAGGCACCTTCCAGTGACCAACCTGCTTCCGCTGCTTCTACTACAGAGGATGCCGCACTAACTTCAACTTCCGGTTCATCTGCACCAAGTGAAACCGtcgaaaaggaagaaggattggatgaaaagaagagaccTCGTGAAGAGGAAGCCAAAAATGGCGATGACGACaacaatgatgatgacggcgacgatgatgatgatgacgatgaagatgatgatgaagatgacgatgaagcCCCAACAAAGAGACGTCGTCAAGAGAGGAATAGGTTCTTGGATATCGAAGCCGAAGTtagtgatgatgaagatgaagatgaagacgaggaGGATTCAGAATTGGTTCGGGAAGGTTTTATCACACATGgagacgatgaagatgacgagTCGGGCGCTCCAGGTGCAAGAAGAGACGACAGGTTACACAGACAATTAGATCAAGATTTGAATAAGAGCTCAGAAGAAGACGCTCAAAAATTAGCCAAAGAACTAAGGGAACGTTACGGTAGGAGCAGTTCAAAGCAATATCGTGCCGCTGCTCAAGATGGTTATGTTCCTCAGAGGTTTCTTCTACCAAGTGTTGATACAGCTACCATTTGGGGTGTACGTTGTAGGCCAggtaaagaaaaggaattggttcgtaaattattgaaaaaaaaattcaatttgGATAGAGCCATGggtaaaaagaaactaaagaTTTTATCCATTTTCCAAAGGGACTATTATACAGGAAGAATTTATATTGAAGCGCCAAAACAATCTGTTATTGAGAAGTTTTGTAATGGTGTTCCAGATATTTACATTTCTCAAAAACTGCTTATCCCTGTTCAAGAATTGCCTCTACTGTTAAAACCAAATAAGTCTGATGACGTTACCTTGGAAGAAGGAAGTTATGTTCGTATTAAAAGAGGTATCTATAAAGGCGATCTAGCCATGGTTGACCAAATCAGTGAAAACAATTTAGAAGTGATGTTGAAAATTGTTCCCCGTCTAGATTATGGTAAATTCGATGAAATCGATCCAACTACTCAACAACGTAAATCTAGAAGACCAACATTTGCTCATAGGGCTCCACCGCAACTATTTAATCCAACGATGGCTTTAAGATTAGATCAAGCTAATCTTTACAAAAGAGATGACCGTCATTTTACCtacaaaaatgaagattATATCGATGGTTATTTATATAAGTCTTTCAGAATCCAACACGTGGAAACTAAAAATATTCAACCAACTGTGGAAGAACTGGCAAGATTCGGTTCTAAAGAAGGTGCTGTGGATTTAACTTCAGTTTCACAATCCATCAAAAAGGCGCAAGCTGCAAAGGTCACTTTCCAACCTGGTGATCGTATTGAAGTTTTGAATGGTGAACAGCGTGGCTCTAAAGGTATTGTAACAAGAACTACTAAGGATATTGCCACTATTAAACTAAATGGGTTTACCACTCCTTTAGAATTTCCTATTTCTACTTTGagaaaaatctttgaacCTGGTGACCATGTCACTGTTATTAATGGTGAGCATCAAGGTGATGCTGGTTTAGTTCTTATGGTAGAGCAGGGTCAAGTGACCTTCATGTCAACTCAAACAAGCAGAGAAGTTACCATTACAGCAAATAATCTATCCAAATCTATTGACACCACAGCCACATCAAGCGAATACGCACTACACGATATTGTAGAATTAAGCGCTAAGAATGTCGCATGTATTATCCAGGCAGGTCATGATATATTCAAGGTCATTGACGAAACCGGTAAAGTGTCTACAATTACTAAAGGTTCTATTTTGAGTAAAATAAATACAGCTCGTGCTCGGGTTGCCAGTGTTGATGGGAATGgtaatgaaatcaaaatcggTGATACTATAGTGGAAAAAGTAGGTTCGCGCAGAGAAGGTCAAGTCTTATACATTCAAACACAACAAATCTTTGTAGTCTCAAAAAAGATCATTGAAAATGCTGGTGTTTTTGTCGTTAATCCCAGTAACGTTGAAGCTGTGGCATCCAAGGATAATATGCTAAGTAATCAAATGGATTTGAGCAAATTGAATCCAGAAATTGTTTCCAAAATGGGACCACCTTCATCCAAGACTCTCCAACAACCTATTCAATCTAGGATGGGCCGTGAAGTGGCGCTTGGTAAAACGGTTAGAATTCGTTCTGCCGGTTATAAAGGACAACTAGGTATTGTGAAAGACGTTAATGGCGATAAAGCCACAGTGGAATTACATTCTAAGAACAAACACATCACAATCGACAAGCATAAGCTGACCTATTATAATCGTGAAGGTGGTGAAGGTATCACGTATGATGAACTAGTTAATAGACGTGGTAGAGTTCCACAGGCAAGAATGGGTCCAAGTTATGTTAGTGCGCCCAGAAATATGGCTACCGGTGGTATTACTGCGGGAGCTTCCGCATCTACCGGTCTGAGCGGTGGTATGACACCAGGATGGAGTTCGTTCGATGGTGGCAAAACACCAGCTGTAAATACACATGGTGGCTcaggtggtggtggtgtGTCCTCCTGGGGTGGCGCGTCTACTTGGGGTGGCCAAGGTAATGGTGGTGCCTCCGCGTGGGGTGGTGCCAGCGGTGGTGCCTCTGCTTGGGGTGGTCAAGGTACAGGCGCTACGTCTACTTGGGGTGGTGCTTCAGCTTGGGGTAATAAATCAAGTTGGGGAGGTGCTTCCACTTGGGCTTCTGGCGGAGAATCTAATGGTGCTATGTCTACTTGGGGTGGAACTGGTGACAGATCGACTTATGGTGGAGCTTCCACTTGGGGTGGTAACAATAAGAACAAGAGTACAAGAGATGGTGGAGCTTCTGCTTGGGGTAATCAAGATGGTGGCAACAGGTCCGCTTGGAACAATCAAGGAAACAAGTCGAACTATGGTGGTAATAGTACATGGGGAGGTCATTGA